AAAATGCACTCACTGAGGCATGAGTATCCTGAAAGTGCAACAGAGACGAGCTTTTCCGGCGACGGAGAAGGTGGAACGTTTGTAAACCCCTCAATGCAGAAACCCAAATTAAGGTAGGGGAACCCCCTCAAGGGAATAAAACTAGCGGGGGACCAGAAATGGTAGACAGATGATTGTCCGCGACAGAAAGTGGCTTACCGTATTGCTTAATATCTTTATATGCACTAAAATTAAGTGCGCCAAAATAAAAAATCGCCGGGTAACCCGGCGATTTTTTATTTTGGCGCTATCTGCTGTTATGATTTTTGCGCTGCTCTTTGCTTTAATTCCTCCTGTATTTCAGCCATCTTGTTTTTATCCAGGCTGTAAATAGTCATAAATATAATGGCAATAACAGCAATTACACTTGGAACTGCCGATATCAAAACCCTTAATCCCTGCACTACTTCAGGCGTAACCTCATTTGCCTTAAATCCTATGGTTGCCAGGCCGAAAGCTGCCACCGAGCCGCCTATTGCCACGCCGGCCTTTATTGGTATGAGCAGTAAGGACATATTGAGGGCTTTTACGCTTTTTCCTGTCTTCCATTCACTATAATCGGCAGTATCTGAGTAAAATGCGGCGGACGGGGCATTGGATATAGCCATGCCGAACTGTGCCAATCCTACAAGCGCGATAAATACCGCCGCATTGCTGCCGGCAAATAAATAAACAGAAATCATCCCTATGGCCCAGACTACTATTCCCATTCTGTATACAGTTCTTTTATCATATTTATTGGTTAAAAACCTTGACGTTGTGGCTCCCACAAGCATACAGCCTGCTGTAATAGGCGCATACACCGCAAAGAGCAGTAGATTTCCTACGACATATTTAAAATAATACATACCCAAACCCATGAGGACGTTTGTTGCGGTCAATCTGAAAATATCCGCAATCACTAATAAAAGCAGCGGTTTGTTTGTGGCTACGGCTATAACCATATCTTTTAGCGTGGCAGGCTTTCTTCCCGGCATGGGTTTATCATAATCCTTTGCAAGATAGGCAATGTAATATAATCCGGATATGATTACCGCTCCGAATACCAGCACGGTTAAAAAATATCCCTTAGTCTGATCACCGCCGCCCAGGAATAAGACCAGCGGCAATACTATAGCACCCCTTACCAGCTGTCCTATGGCGGCACCCTGGCCTCTGCTTGCGGAAAGGGCTGCTCTTTCGGTCTGGTCCGAGGTAAATACCGGAAGCATTGTAAGGCGGGAAGTGGTTGTAAAGTTGACAAAAACATAGCCCATTATATATGCAATTGTGAGATAGGCAGCCTTTACAGGCAGGCTTACATTAAAATCGGTAAACATGAGCAGGTTAAAAATTATAATTAAGGGCGGGGCTACAAAAAGCCATGAGCGGTATTTACCCCATGGCATATTGCTTTTTTCAACCAGCGCTCCTATAAGAGGTACGTCAACTGTGTCAACAACTCTTCCGATAAGCAGGATTGTTGCCGCGACAGCCGGCAATACCATTGCAACATCGGTCAAAAAGAAAGGAAAATACTGAGTTCCCATTGTTGTCGCAAAACCCATGGCAAATTCCTGATATCCGTATGCGATATAAACTCTTTTTGGCAGCTTAGACATTCTTAAACCTCCTATATATATTTAAGAACAAAGATTGATTATAAAGTTAAACATCATATCTTCATATTTTTGAATTTTAGGTCCTATTATATTTAAGGGCCTTCCATCAAGCTCCGGATGGCTTTCTCTATATTTTTCCCATACTGTAAAGTACTTTGAATTTATGCTTTTATCTATTTCATTGATTATCTCGCTGCGCCTTTTTAGCTTTAAAGCTTCATGGGGGTCCTTGTTATCGCCTTTATAATAGTCATCATATCTTCCGTTTATATATACATACTCAAGTACGGCTTTTAAGTTTTCGGATATGCTGCCGTGCATATCCATGGCGCCCTTGTCAAAGCCGAACATATAATTTCCGCCGGGTGCAAGTATATCAATCAATTCCTTGGCTTTGTCTATGCATTGTTCTTTCGTGGCCGAGTGAAGCATTACAAGAGGATAAAAACCGCTTAATATATGCTTTTTGCCCAGCTTCTCCTTAACGATTTTGGGATCACCGTATTCAAAACGGAGGATGGTATGGGGAGGCAGCTCATAGAAATAATCCAGAAACCTCATAAAGTCATGCTCTACAAAGAGGTTTACATTTATGCCCATTTCGGTTATTGCTTCCACCTGTTTTTTCAATGTGGGCCAATAGAACTTTTCAAAATCCTTTTCTCTCATAAAGGGGCCCATATGGAGGGGTATGCCTACCTGGCCGAAGGTTGAAGGGCCCAATGGCTTTCCTTTTTTAATAAGGATGGGTGTTATAGCTTCACATGCTTCTATAACCTTTTGGGGGATTCTTCTAATATCGGATGAGATTCCTGTAAAGCTTCTGAAAAAGTCGGCCATAAAGTCATAGGGACCCGTTGTTGCACCGCCGGCCATTGATACAAATCCGTATTTGGCATTCAGCCTTGCACTTATGCCTCCGATTACCGCCGCATCATCGCTTTGAACCTTCATTGCTTTGGAGAGCGTCATGGCTTTTGTGTTAGAGTCTGTGTCAAGTCCGGTATATAAGCGCGGTAAAATCTTATCTACAATGCAATCATATGGCGAAGCTATGAAATCATCATAATCTTCCGCCGTCATACCTGCTACATTGGGATGCTGCATGGTTCCGTCAGAGCTCATTATAAAAGGCTTAGAGCCTAGAATCTGGTAATATGAAGGGTACCTTCGCCCTACACCCGGTGCCGAATCCGAAGGAAAGTCCTGACATACCTTATCCAGCGCTGCTTCTGCCTTTGAAAAATCCCAATATACTTCCGCCACATCCATCTGGCAATACTTAATAGCTGAATCTAAGCCCATGGCACCGCTTATTGGGATCCTTGACGGAATTCTCCCGCTTAATAAATTGCGGTACATATCTTCTCTTTCTTTTGCTAATACTTTTACATCGGACATATTTTCCATTCACCCCTTAAATATTTCTCCTTCTTATGGGACTTAAGTCACATAGAAATTTAAATAGCTCATAATATCTTATTGAAATTGATAAAGACCTAGAACAAAATAATTAATCCGC
This region of Oxobacter pfennigii genomic DNA includes:
- a CDS encoding MFS transporter, with the protein product MSKLPKRVYIAYGYQEFAMGFATTMGTQYFPFFLTDVAMVLPAVAATILLIGRVVDTVDVPLIGALVEKSNMPWGKYRSWLFVAPPLIIIFNLLMFTDFNVSLPVKAAYLTIAYIMGYVFVNFTTTSRLTMLPVFTSDQTERAALSASRGQGAAIGQLVRGAIVLPLVLFLGGGDQTKGYFLTVLVFGAVIISGLYYIAYLAKDYDKPMPGRKPATLKDMVIAVATNKPLLLLVIADIFRLTATNVLMGLGMYYFKYVVGNLLLFAVYAPITAGCMLVGATTSRFLTNKYDKRTVYRMGIVVWAIGMISVYLFAGSNAAVFIALVGLAQFGMAISNAPSAAFYSDTADYSEWKTGKSVKALNMSLLLIPIKAGVAIGGSVAAFGLATIGFKANEVTPEVVQGLRVLISAVPSVIAVIAIIFMTIYSLDKNKMAEIQEELKQRAAQKS
- a CDS encoding uroporphyrinogen decarboxylase family protein encodes the protein MSDVKVLAKEREDMYRNLLSGRIPSRIPISGAMGLDSAIKYCQMDVAEVYWDFSKAEAALDKVCQDFPSDSAPGVGRRYPSYYQILGSKPFIMSSDGTMQHPNVAGMTAEDYDDFIASPYDCIVDKILPRLYTGLDTDSNTKAMTLSKAMKVQSDDAAVIGGISARLNAKYGFVSMAGGATTGPYDFMADFFRSFTGISSDIRRIPQKVIEACEAITPILIKKGKPLGPSTFGQVGIPLHMGPFMREKDFEKFYWPTLKKQVEAITEMGINVNLFVEHDFMRFLDYFYELPPHTILRFEYGDPKIVKEKLGKKHILSGFYPLVMLHSATKEQCIDKAKELIDILAPGGNYMFGFDKGAMDMHGSISENLKAVLEYVYINGRYDDYYKGDNKDPHEALKLKRRSEIINEIDKSINSKYFTVWEKYRESHPELDGRPLNIIGPKIQKYEDMMFNFIINLCS